One Streptomyces hundungensis DNA segment encodes these proteins:
- a CDS encoding (2Fe-2S)-binding protein, with protein sequence MEARHGRQERRPGLVTRVFGHGVTDSHVTLRVNDAEHRVELEHCATLLEVLRENLGLTASRKGCDDGRCGECTVLLDGRRVNSCLLLAVAQEGREIVTVEGLVAADADDDRHPLRRAVVDRDVVQCAYCAPDQHRSAAAGSAGAPSGPSSVVTDIDLPPDAPVRLTAAEVRDRLSGNLCRCGAYPSGAEAVQDVIV encoded by the coding sequence GTGGAAGCAAGACACGGCCGACAGGAACGCCGCCCGGGGCTCGTCACCCGGGTCTTCGGCCACGGCGTGACGGACTCCCATGTGACGCTGCGGGTCAACGACGCCGAGCACCGGGTGGAGCTGGAGCACTGCGCCACCCTTCTGGAGGTACTCCGCGAGAACTTGGGTCTGACCGCCTCGAGGAAGGGCTGCGACGACGGTCGGTGCGGCGAGTGCACGGTGCTGCTCGACGGACGGCGGGTCAACAGCTGTCTGCTGCTGGCCGTCGCCCAGGAGGGACGGGAGATCGTCACCGTGGAGGGCCTGGTGGCGGCGGATGCCGACGACGACCGTCACCCGTTGCGCCGGGCCGTCGTGGACCGGGATGTGGTCCAGTGCGCGTACTGCGCCCCCGATCAGCACCGCTCTGCCGCCGCCGGGTCCGCCGGCGCCCCTTCCGGGCCGTCCTCCGTCGTCACCGACATCGACCTGCCGCCGGACGCGCCGGTGCGGCTGACCGCCGCCGAGGTACGGGACCGCCTGAGCGGGAATCTGTGCCGGTGCGGGGCCTACCCGAGCGGCGCCGAAGCCGTACAGGATGTGATCGTGTGA